A window from Candidatus Omnitrophota bacterium encodes these proteins:
- a CDS encoding response regulator, which produces MAKPKIVAIDDEADFIQMLRDYFEPREYEINVAIRGARGIELVKEKQPDVVLMDLKMPGIDGDEVLKLMASMSHAPKIIFITAYDDGGKTKARLLELGAFACLDKPIASLKGLEEMIIRAAGNVVNK; this is translated from the coding sequence CTGATTTCATACAAATGTTGAGGGATTACTTCGAACCACGGGAGTACGAAATAAATGTCGCGATCCGTGGGGCGCGGGGGATCGAACTGGTTAAAGAGAAACAGCCGGATGTCGTCCTGATGGACCTGAAGATGCCGGGTATCGACGGCGACGAGGTGCTTAAGCTCATGGCGTCGATGAGCCACGCGCCGAAGATAATATTCATAACGGCGTACGACGACGGCGGTAAGACGAAGGCGCGCCTTCTGGAACTGGGGGCGTTCGCGTGTCTCGACAAACCGATAGCCTCGTTAAAAGGTCTGGAGGAGATGATTATCCGCGCGGCGGGTAATGTGGTAAATAAGTAG
- a CDS encoding response regulator: MKKILVVDDEHDICDFLQSFFQERGYAVRFATSGDSALAMVKEERPDLMLLDVKMQGMDGIAVLKHVKDIDKQIKVVMVTALEDQDRIDEACRLGASEYITKPLVLENLERAVENNLK; the protein is encoded by the coding sequence ATGAAGAAGATACTCGTAGTTGACGATGAGCACGACATATGCGATTTTCTCCAGAGCTTCTTTCAGGAGAGAGGGTATGCCGTGCGGTTCGCCACGAGCGGAGACTCCGCGCTCGCAATGGTAAAAGAGGAGAGGCCCGACCTGATGCTCCTCGATGTAAAGATGCAGGGTATGGACGGTATCGCGGTGCTCAAGCACGTCAAGGATATCGATAAACAGATAAAAGTGGTCATGGTTACGGCTCTCGAAGACCAGGATAGGATAGATGAAGCGTGCCGCCTCGGCGCGTCCGAGTATATCACAAAGCCGCTTGTTCTCGAAAATCTCGAACGCGCGGTTGAGAATAATTTAAAATAA